In Tubulanus polymorphus chromosome 2, tnTubPoly1.2, whole genome shotgun sequence, a single window of DNA contains:
- the LOC141900822 gene encoding uncharacterized protein LOC141900822 — MEYRDQPEIPSQPTDEEPETTDSETQESIEMEDKTLVIDEQTSQKLQEHLEYHQEMVKILSDVIHNKQLPRELQLPKLPATRLNLLLGLKESETKKMSGDISAGFERKQRRYVRIRIDCY; from the coding sequence atggaatacagaGATCAACCAGAAATTCCAAGCCAACCAACGGATGAGGAACCAGAAACGACGGATAGTGAAACAcaggaatcaatagaaatggaggataaaactctcgtaattgacgaacaaacttcacaaaaattacaagaacatttggaatatcatcaagaaatggtgaaaattctgagtgatgtaatacataataaacaattaccgcgcgaactacaattaccaaaattaccagCAACGCGACTTAATTTGCTGTTGGGACTCAAAGAATCggaaactaagaaaatgagtggagatatcagtgccggttttgaaagaaaacagagaaga